A section of the Naumovozyma dairenensis CBS 421 chromosome 5, complete genome genome encodes:
- the KTR6 gene encoding putative mannosyltransferase (similar to Saccharomyces cerevisiae KRE2 (YDR483W) and KTR6 (YPL053C); ancestral locus Anc_8.505), translated as MSKKKLFISKRHLRYSVLLGIILTILLMTLRSPDNDTEVTSRALKLTQQQSQRESRPGSGSGKSFFSFDEIPSLNKNEGGFMGTGNTNELDSTLNFDLNDDDLSFDKIPKYDEFGELIDYSKYIPKLANYTNATLSQFTAKELIRFKQDYDNEQENLKMKTREEKRAKFIKSQTERYGGPDTLMSAMVPSWANVGDRPKACLFAYIEDDDHDGIMKSINEMEDMFNRQFNYPWVFLTRYGISEEFKQDINDTLRVDFQIGQIDEKDWNGYPSFIDDIKAEEAKIKMAGLEFGDSLEFRLKNRYFAGLFWKHALFKDFDWYWRVEPNMELRCEIDYDVFRWLQDKQKSFGFSISKKENKDTLPGLWDEVKKFKDENKKLIHDKNFMRFVSDDDGNSFNQCSFWSNFEVANLNFFRSSAFNKFFESLDNNGGFFYERWATDPLHTIAVSLLVSRDTFVIFFLDFGFYSEPYENCPLDDIKWRESKCKCDQGNDFTFMGGSCTKKFYEVMEWPKPDGWNKRT; from the coding sequence atgtCGAAGAAAAAACTTTTCATTAGTAAAAGGCATCTAAGATACTCAGTTCTACTGGGTATAATATTAAccatattattaatgacCTTACGTTCACCTGACAACGACACAGAGGTAACATCAAGGGCATTAAAACTAACTCAACAACAATCACAAAGGGAATCACGTCCAGGTAGTGGATCCGGCAAATCCTTCTTCtcatttgatgaaatcCCATCATTAAACAAGAACGAAGGTGGCTTTATGGGAACAGGTAACACTAACGAACTAGACTCTACTCTAAATTTTGAtcttaatgatgatgatcttTCATTTGATAAGATTCCTaaatatgatgaattcGGAGAACTAATAGattattccaaatataTTCCTAAATTAGCCAACTACACTAACGCAACACTTTCTCAATTCACTgctaaagaattaattagATTCAAACAAGATTATgataatgaacaagaaaatttgaaaatgaagacaCGTGAAGAGAAAAGGGCTAAGTTTATTAAATCACAAACTGAAAGATATGGTGGACCAGATACGTTAATGAGTGCTATGGTTCCGTCATGGGCTAATGTGGGTGATAGGCCTAAAGCTTGTCTTTTCGCttatattgaagatgatgatcaTGATGGTATTATGAAATCTATTAATGAGATGGAAGATATGTTTAATAGACAATTTAATTATCCTTGGGTTTTTTTAACGAGGTATGGTATTAGTGAAGAGTTTAAACaagatattaatgataCTTTGAGAGTGGATTTCCAAATTGGtcaaattgatgaaaaggATTGGAATGGATATCCTTCatttattgatgatattaagGCAGAAGAGGCAAAGATTAAAATGGCCGGATTAGAATTTGGTGATTCATTGGAATTTAGATTGAAGAATAGATATTTCGCTGGGTTGTTTTGGAAACATGCATTGtttaaagattttgatTGGTATTGGAGGGTAGAACCAAATATGGAATTGAGATGTGAAATTGATTATGATGTTTTCAGGTGGCTGCaagataaacaaaaatcatTTGGGTTTtctatttcaaaaaaagaaaataaagatactTTACCTGGATTATGGGACGAAgtgaaaaaatttaaagatgaaaataaaaaattaattcatgataaaaattttaTGAGGTTTGTTtcagatgatgatggtaatTCATTTAATCAATGTAGTTTTTGGAGTAATTTTGAAGTGgctaatttgaattttttcagATCATCAGcctttaataaattttttgaaagtttagataataatggtgGGTTTTTTTATGAAAGATGGGCAACAGATCCTCTTCATACGATAGCTGTATCTTTATTAGTCTCTAGAGATacatttgtaattttttttctagaTTTTGGATTTTATAGTGAACCATATGAAAATTGTCcattagatgatattaaatGGAGAGAATCTAAATGTAAATGTGATCAAGGTAACGATTTCACATTTATGGGTGGTTCGTGCACGAAAAAATTCTACGAGGTCATGGAATGGCCAAAACCTGATGGTTGGAATAAACGTACATGA